A window of the Aquarana catesbeiana isolate 2022-GZ linkage group LG05, ASM4218655v1, whole genome shotgun sequence genome harbors these coding sequences:
- the LOC141145693 gene encoding uncharacterized protein isoform X1: MEETPGGQVTLEDVAVYFTEEEWWSLETWQRELYKEVMMDNIRNLSSIDPTAVRPEIMLKILMGSVLYGEYVPNPTSRKETRGSTAEKTSLQSLVGIGTRATQNATEKPKEVRIQNMQIQSKSTLEILTDFTLQLHGLKMGEPCNQSITAENVSEEGHEPTKSCKTMKRAGPAVKRKPVACSERTVNPQPVVCPQPMERSEVAINPQPVVCPQPMECSEVAINPQPVVCLQPMECSEPPVSPCCEPMKCSEPPLSPCPQTGMLSKPTEEISPCPQPVALIEQTACPQPVECSEPDVCTQLPECSVPDTCHEPVVCHASAVCPTPAGTSKGEELHKSMESSEPAKCNNQAECPPPEHPELEGHHELGKSPEPKDSPETKEANKPIAEEPDSGEKLYICASCGETFDVWKFLVRHFIIHGGMKPYKCPDCDKSFTYPSKLVTHRKTHTKPKSYSCDNCNKHFTHQSNLLIHQKTHCGQKPHVCQDCGKSFLYPSKLLTHQKTHSGNKPHHCPDCGKSFIYRCMLLAHQESHNGQKPFQCSVCEKGFPRKSSLIIHMRRHTGERPYQCHICSRGFVEHAKLRRHIRVHTGEKPFQCSVCGKRFNDSSTLNRHKRMHFPLVDNKQDIMDPASQYMDNYGKLSSLDTTQHMELLGEPRLTYSHIAQPIKSEPEDLMDISSWQDPHTGHQLKSLELCKHPEPRNEHHMKYSEPWQYPQSQNKRQVDYSDLRQHLEPQNKRQVEHSEPWQHLESLNKRQVKHSDFHQYLEPQNEHPLRFSHTKSENERVFIYDKCMKSSQNLEPQIERQVEHSVFHQHLEPQNKHSLRFSDYGPHIITENKGVFVYDKHVKSLQYPEPRIEQVKHSDIRQHLEPRNEHSLRYSDLGPYTRTENERVSVYDKHVKSAQHPKPLTEPQVTRSDLHQQLEPRNEPQAKQSDLCPYPELQNKCQLKFSDLRPHIKTENEEVLVYQKHVKSVQHLEPINEQQVKLSDLRQQLEPRHEEQIKHSDLRQHPEPQKEPHLKFSDLGPHIKKENEEVLIYDKHLKSQKHPESRNEQQGKHSDLLQHLEPQKEHQLKFSDLGPHVKTENKEVLVCDKHMKSQQHPEPQNEKQVKHSDLRQHLEPRLEQQIKHSDPCQHPEPQNKHHLKFPDLAPRIKTENEGVLVYDKHMKSQQHPEPRNEQQVKHSDLHQHLEPQKEHQLTFSDLSPHIKTENEEVLVYEKHVKSQQHPEPRHEQQIKHSEHLEPQNEKNVPHSVHFQQLEPQNKHLKFSDFTRHIKTENEEVLVYDKHVKLQQRLEPRNEHQAKHSDLGQYLEPQHERQIKHLDPHQRLGPQNENNVQHSVLFQHPEPQNKHHLKFSDLGPHKKTKNEEVLVYDKHVKSQQHLEPRNEQQVKHSDLHHPKPQNERQVKHSVFCQNPEPQNEHQLKFPDLGPHIKNENKEVLVYNKHLESQQHPEPHNQQVNLSDLHQSLKHQNEHQLKFPDLGPHIKTENKEVLVYDKHLESQPRLGPCKQQPVKYSNLLQHQEPQNEHQRKFSDFAPHVKTQKEKVLVHDKQVKSQQHPEPQKERQVKHSDPCQHLEPQNQVPYSVFFQNLEPQNKQHLKFSDFAPHIKTETEEALVYDKHVNSQQHPEPRNQQVKLSDFRQPLNHQNEQLKSQPRLEPCKEQPVKHLDLLQHREHHNEHQLKFSDLAPQIKTENEEVLVYDKHLKSQPRPEPRKEQPEKRSDHLQHREHHNEHQLKFSDLAPQIKTENEEVLVYDKHLKSQPRPEPRKEQPEKRSDHLQRREPQNKNKLKFSDLAPQIKTENKEVPVYDKHMTSRQEHLLKSPGGFQCIETEDEIVIKYPGRSLHMNTQPKEEVLKWSVNSQKVENEKQLLLDCPGPIQHVEPQMWTVNNLQVGVQGEPTLKCSDKLPEPCNDQVLKWTVDNQQVETLNEHMLKQSQTKTQTECQLKCLDCGLVCQSLSQFIKHRRTHRIKNTRLSNFDVQSPLLVPMAEKPSEPSSMCRDLVLKNLALIPAKNSNSVNDFTMSENGGKVVVNLQAFPHVTPIADTINTQVGSEIEVIQLE, encoded by the exons ATCCGACTGCGGTGAGACCAGAAATCATGCTGAAGATCCTGATGGGGAGCGTCCTATATGGGGAGTACGTGCCCAACCCGACATCCAGGAAGGAGACCAGAGGATCCACCGCCG AAAAAACGTCGCTGCAGTCTCTGGTTGGCATCGGGACTCGCGCGACACAAAACGCTACCGAGAAACCCAAAGAAGTTAGGATTCAAAATATGCAAATCCAATCCAAGTCCACCCTGGAAATCCTCACTGATTTCACCTTACAGCTTCATGGTCTAAAAATGGGAGAGCCTTGTAACCAGAGCATTACTGCAGAGAATGTCTCGGAGGAGGGCCATGAACCAACTAAGTCCTGTAAGACAATGAAGCGCGCTGGCCCAGCTGTGAAGCGTAAGCCAGTGGCGTGCAGCGAACGAACGGTCAACCCTCAACCAGTGGTGTGCCCTCAGCCAATGGAGCGCAGTGAAGTAGCTATCAACCCTCAACCAGTGGTGTGCCCTCAGCCAATGGAGTGCAGTGAAGTAGCTATCAACCCTCAACCAGTGGTGTGCCTTCAGCCAATGGAGTGCAGTGAGCCACCTGTAAGTCCATGCTGTGAGCCAATGAAGTGCAGTGAACCTCCTTTAAGTCCCTGCCCACAGACAGGGATGCTAAGTAAGCCAACTGAAGAAATAAGTCCCTGCCCTCAGCCAGTGGCATTAATTGAGCAGACTGCGTGCCCTCAACCAGTGGAGTGCAGTGAGCCAGATGTGTGCACTCAGCTGCCAGAGTGCAGTGTGCCAGATACATGCCATGAACCAGTGGTGTGCCATGCGTCAGCTGTATGCCCCACACCAGCTGGCACCAGTAAGGGAGAGGAGCTCCACAAGTCCATGGAAAGTAGTGAGCCAGCCAAATGCAACAATCAAGCTGAATGCCCGCCACCAGAACATCCTGAGTTGGAAGGGCACCACGAGCTAGGGAAGAGCCCAGAGCCAAAAGACTCCCCCGAAACTAAAGAGGCCAATAAACCCATCGCAGAGGAACCAGACTCAGGAGAAAAACTCTATATCTGCGCCAGTTGTGGTGAAACTTTTGACGTGTGGAAATTTCTGGTTCGCCATTTCATCATTCATGGCGGGATGAAACCTTACAAGTGCCCAGACTGTGACAAATCCTTTACTTACCCGTCTAAGCTGGTCACCCACCGGAAAACTCACACCAAGCCCAAGTCTTACTCATGCGACAACTGTAACAAGCACTTCACTCACCAATCCAACCTTCTCATCCACCAGAAGACTCACTGTGGACAGAAGCCACACGTCTGCCAGGACTGTGGAAAGTCTTTCTTGTACCCCTCTAAGCTACTCACTCACCAGAAAACACATTCTGGAAATAAACCTCACCATTGCCCCGACTGCGGTAAAAGCTTTATATACCGGTGCATGCTCCTCGCGCACCAGGAATCTCACAATGGCCAAAAACCTTTCCAGTGCTCGGTCTGCGAAAAAGGCTTCCCTCGGAAATCCTCTCTGATTATTCACATGCGGAGGCACACCGGAGAACGCCCCTACCAATGTCACATTTGCAGTAGGGGCTTTGTTGAACATGCCAAGCTGCGGAGGCACATCAGAGTTCACACTGGGGAGAAACCCTTTCAGTGCTCCGTCTGCGGCAAGAGGTTCAATGACTCTTCTACTCTGAACCGTCACAAGCGAATGCACTTTCCATTGGTGGATAATAAACAGGACATTATGGATCCAGCTAGTCAATACATGGACAATTATGGTAAGCTCAGTTCTTTGGACACCACTCAACACATGGAACTTCTGGGTGAACCAAGGTTGACATATTCACATATTGCTCAACCGATAAAATCTGAGCCTGAAGACTTGATGGACATTAGTTCATGGCAGGACCCTCACACGGGGCACCAACTTAAAAGTTTAGAGCTGTGCAAGCATCCGGAGCCCCGGAACGAACACCATATGAAATATTCTGAACCCTGGCAATACCCACAATCCCAAAATAAAAGACAGGTGGATTATTCAGACCTCCGTCAACATCTGGAGCCCCAAAATAAGCGACAGGTGGAACATTCAGAACCCTGGCAACACCTGGAATCCCTAAATAAACGACAGGTGAAACATTCGGACTTCCATCAATATCTGGAACCCCAAAATGAGCACCCGCTAAGATTTTCACACACAAAAAGTGAGAATGAAAGAGTGTTCATCTATGACAAATGCATGAAATCATCGCAAAACTTAGAACCCCAAATAGAGCGACAGGTGGAACATTCAGTCTTCCATCAACATCTGGAACCCCAAAATAAGCACTCACTAAGATTTTCAGACTATGGTCCACACATAATTACTGAAAATAAAGGAGTATTTGTCTATGACAAACATGTGAAATCATTGCAATATCCAGAACCCCGAATAGAACAGGTGAAACATTCAGACATCCGTCAACATCTGGAACCCCGAAATGAGCACTCGCTAAGATATTCAGACCTTGGCCCATACACAAGAACTGAGAACGAAAGGGTATCCGTCTATGATAAACATGTGAAATCAGCGCAACATCCAAAACCCCTTACTGAACCACAGGTGACACGTTCAGACCTCCATCAACAACTAGAACCCCGAAATGAACCACAGGCGAAACAGTCAGATCTTTGTCCATATCCAGAGCTTCAGAATAAATGCCAGCTAAAATTTTCAGACCTCAGGCCTCACATAAAAACTGAAAACGAAGAGGTATTAGTCTACCAGAAACACGTAAAATCAGTGCAACATCTGGAACCCATAAACGAACAGCAGGTGAAACTTTCAGACCTCCGTCAACAGTTGGAACCCCGACATGAAGAACAGATTAAACATTCAGACCTCCGTCAACATCCAGAACCCCAGAAAGAACCCCATCTGAAGTTTTCAGACCTTGGTCCACACATAAAAAAAGAGAATGAAGAGGTATTAATTTATGACAAACACCTAAAATCACAGAAACATCCGGAATCCCGAAATGAACAACAGGGGAAGCATTCAGACCTCCTTCAACATCTGGAACCCCAGAAAGAACACCAGCTAAAATTTTCAGACCTTGGTCCTCATGTAAAAACTGAGAACAAAGAGGTATTGGTCTGCGACAAACATATGAAGTCACAGCAACATCCAGAACCCCAAAATGAAAAACAGGTGAAACATTCAGACCTCCGTCAACATCTGGAACCTCGACTTGAACAACAAATAAAACATTCAGATCCCTGTCAACATCCAGAACCCCAGAATAAACACCATTTGAAATTTCCAGACTTGGCTCCTCGCATAAAAACTGAGAATGAAGGGGTATTAGTCTACGACAAACACATGAAATCACAGCAACATCCAGAACCCCGAAATGAGCAACAGGTGAAACATTCAGATCTCCATCAACATCTGGAACCCCAGAAAGAACATCAGCTGACATTTTCAGACCTCAGTCCACACATAAAAACTGAGAATGAAGAGGTATTGGTTTATGAAAAGCATGTGAAATCACAGCAACATCCGGAACCCCGACATGAACAACAGATTAAACATTCGGAACATCTGGaaccccaaaatgaaaaaaatgtgccaCATTCTGTTCACTTTCAACAGCTGGAACCCCAGAATAAACATCTGAAATTTTCAGACTTCACTCGACACATAAAAACTGAGAATGAAGAGGTACTGGTCTACGACAAACATGTAAAATTGCAGCAACGTCTGGAACCTCGAAATGAGCATCAGGCAAAACATTCAGACCTTGGTCAATATCTGGAACCTCAACATGAACGACAGATAAAACATTTAGATCCCCATCAACGACTGGGACCCCAAAATGAAAATAACGTGCAACATTCTGTTCTCTTTCAACATCCGGAACCCCAGAATAAACACCATTTGAAATTTTCAGACCTTGGTCCACACAAAAAAACTAAGAACGAAGAGGTATTGGTCTACGACAAACACGTGAAATCGCAGCAGCATCTGGAACCCCGAAATGAACAACAGGTGAAGCATTCAGATCTCCATCATCCGAAACCTCAAAATGAACGTCAGGTGAAGCATTCAGTATTCTGTCAAAACCCAGAACCCCAGAATGAACATCAACTGAAATTTCCAGACCTCGGTCCCCACATAAAAAATGAGAATAAAGAGGTATTAGTCTATAACAAACACCTGGAATCACAGCAACATCCGGAACCCCATAATCAACAAGTGAATCTTTCAGACCTCCATCAATCCTTGAAGCACCAGAATGAACACCAGCTGAAGTTTCCAGATCTTGGTCCACACATAAAAACTGAGAATAAAGAGGTATTAGTCTATGACAAACACCTGGAATCACAGCCACGTCTAGGACCCTGTAAGCAACAGCCAGTGAAATATTCAAACCTCCTTCAACATCAAGAACCCCAAAATGAACACCAACGAAAATTTTCAGACTTTGCTCCACACGTAAAAACTCAGAAAGAAAAGGTATTGGTCCACGACAAACAAGTGAAATCACAGCAACATCCGGAACCCCAAAAGGAACGACAGGTGAAACATTCAGATCCCTGTCAACATCTGGAACCCCAAAATCAAGTGCCATATTCTGTCTTCTTTCAAAATCTGGAACCCCAGAATAAACAACATTTGAAATTTTCAGACTTTGCTCCACACATTAAAACTGAGACTGAAGAGGCATTAGTCTATGACAAACATGTGAATTCACAGCAACATCCAGAACCCCGTAATCAACAAGTGAAACTTTCAGACTTCCGTCAACCTCTGAATCACCAGAATGAACAACTAAAATCACAGCCACGTCTGGAACCCTGTAAGGAACAGCCAGTGAAACATTTAGACCTCCTCCAACATCGAGAACATCATAATGAGCACCAGCTGAAATTCTCTGACCTCGCTCCACAAATAAAAACTGAGAATGAAGAGGTATTAGTCTACGACAAACACCTGAAATCACAGCCACGTCCGGAACCCCGTAAAGAACAGCCAGAGAAACGTTCAGACCACCTTCAACATCGAGAACATCATAATGAGCACCAACTGAAATTCTCTGACCTCGCACCACAAATAAAAACTGAGAATGAAGAGGTATTAGTCTACGACAAACACCTGAAATCACAGCCACGTCCGGAACCCCGTAAAGAACAGCCAGAGAAACGTTCAGACCACCTTCAACGTCGAGAACCCCAGAATAAAAACAAGTTGAAATTTTCAGACCTCGCTCCACAAATAAAAACTGAGAATAAAGAGGTACCCGTCTACGACAAACACATGACATCACGGCAGGAACACCTACTGAAGTCTCCAGGTGGCTTCCAATGCATTGAGACTGAAGATGAAATTGTGATTAAATACCCAGGAAGAAGCCTGCACATGAACACTCAGCCAAAGGAGGAAGTGTTGAAGTGGTCGGTCAATAGCCAAAAAGTGGAAAACGAGAAGCAACTTCTGCTGGATTGTCCGGGACCCATTCAACATGTAGAGCCACAAATGTGGACAGTCAACAACCTACAGGTGGGAGTTCAAGGGGAACCCACGTTGAAATGTTCGGATAAACTTCCAGAACCATGTAACGATCAGGTACTGAAGTGGACTGTCGACAACCAGCAAGTGGAAACCTTGAACGAACACATGTTGAAACAATCGCAGACGAAAACTCAGACTGAATGCCAGTTGAAGTGCTTAGACTGCGGCCTGGTCTGTCAGTCCCTGTCGCAGTTCATAAAACACAGACGCACCCATAGAATTAAGAATACAAGACTGTCCAACTTTGATGTCCAGTCACCATTGCTGGTCCCTATGGCCGAGAAACCGAGTGAGCCCAGCAGCATGTGCCGGGACCTTGTACTAAAAAACTTGGCCCTTATCCCAGCCAAAAACTCAAATAGTGTCAATGATTTTACCATGAGCGAGAATGGAGGCAAGGTGGTGGTTAACCTCCAGGCCTTTCCACACGTAACCCCCATAGCAGATACAATTAATACACAAGTTGGAAGTGAAATTGAAGTGATACAGCTTGAATAG